From a region of the Archocentrus centrarchus isolate MPI-CPG fArcCen1 chromosome 18, fArcCen1, whole genome shotgun sequence genome:
- the pea15 gene encoding astrocytic phosphoprotein PEA-15, with translation MAEYSSLLSDLSENITNEDLEQLKSACKEDIPEDQSNNITSSKEWFSYLEKNDKLAQDNLSYIEHIFEISRRPDLLTRVIEYRTTVLKISEDDEIDTKLTRIPSAKKYKDIIRQPSEDEIIKLAPPPKKA, from the exons ATGGCGGAGTACAGCTCTCTGCTCAGTGATCTGTCTGAAAATATCACCAATGAGGACTTGGAGCAGCTCAAATCTGCCTGCAAGGAGGACATCCCCGAGGACCAGAGCAACAACATCACCTCCTCCAAAGAGTGGTTCAGCTACCTGGAGAAGAATGACAAGTTGGCTCAGG ATAACCTGTCATACATCGAACACATCTTTGAGATCTCTCGGCGACCGGACCTGCTGACAAGGGTGATCGAGTATCGTACCACAGTGCTCAAGATTTCTGAGGATGATGAGATCGACACCAAGCTCACACGCATCCCCTCGGCCAAGAAATACAAAG acatcATCCGCCAGCCATCTGAAGATGAGATCATCAAGCTGGCCCCACCCCCTAAAAAAGCGTGA